The genomic segment GTTCAAATACTTCTGATTCTGCTATCCCTACCAAAACTGTTCCTTCTTCGATCCGGTAATCTGGGCTGAAAGAAACATCCATTCGTTTTTGATTAACTTTTCTGATTCCAATAATATTGATTTCATATCTTTGTCTTAAATCTAGTTCATCAAATGTTTTTCCGATCCAACGTACTGGAGGCTTGAATTCGATAACAGCGTAATCTTCATCTAAGTCTACAATATCAGTGATATGTCTTCTTAACACATTTTTTGCTACACGGGTTCCAGCCTCCTTTTCAGGGCGAATCACTTTTGTAGCGCCAATTTCGTAAAGAACTTCCATGAACGATTTATTTTTAGCTTTTGCAATAATTGAAGGTATACCTAATTTTTTGCAATTCATTATAGCTAAGACACTTGCTTCTAGGCTCGTACCTGTTGCCACAACGGCTACATCACAATTTTCTAAACCAATACTTCTTAAAAAATTTAAATCAGTGATATTTCCTTGTATCGCTTGTGTTACATGCGGTTCGACACGTTCAACATTATCTATACTTAAATCAATTGCAATAACCTCACAATCAAATTCATTTAATTCTTTAGCAATTGATGATCCAAAGACACCCAGTCCTAATACACCGATTGTTCTTACTGCCATTTTCAAGTTCTCCTATCCAATTAGAATTGTTGTCTTTGCATACAACTGATCTTTTGTTTTTTTACTTTTTCGACTTAAACTCAATAATATCGTAATCGGCCCAATTCTACCAATAAACATTAAAATCATTAATACAACTTGGCTAATATGTGATAACTCTGGTGTTAAATTCACGCTGACTCCTACTGTTGCTAATGCTGATACAGCTTCAAACAACAAGTACAAGAAAGGCTGGTCTTCAACTAACATCAACACACTTACACCAGCTATTAGAAATAGAGAAAATGTTGCAACAATAACAATTGCGCGTCGAATGATTTCTATTGGAATCGTATGATGAGAATAGTTAACATGTTTTTGACCTTTGATTTCACTGATAACCAACAATGCTACTAGTGCAAAAGTTGTGGTCTTGATACCACCCGCAGCTCCACCAGGGGATCCACCAATAAACATAGTACCGATAAAAAAGAATAACGAAAAAGGTTTAATTAGTTCATAATCAAGCGTGGCAAAACCGGCTGTTCTCATTGTGACTGTTTGGAAAAAGGAAGCCAATACTTTTTCTCCAAACGTGAAATTACCGATCGAATTAGGATTGTTCCACTCTACCACTAAGAAGACAAGCGTTCCAATGACAATCAACCCTAGGGTCATATTGATGGCTAAACGTGTATGAATTTTCAGCATACGATACGAACGTTTCCATCCGCTTTTGCATTTATTTTTTATAATAGATTGAATATTATGTGTAACATCAAACCAAACTGAAAAACCAATTCCACCTAAAATAATTAATGTAGTAATTACTAAGTTTATTAAAGGATCATGAACATATTCTTGCAAACTGTAAGCTCCTAAATTATCAAAACCTGCATTACAAAATGCTGAGACAGCTAAGAATAAAGACACAAAAAGGCCGCTAGCAAAACCAAATTCCGGCACAAATCTAAGCGCTAAAAGAAGCATTCCTGTTCCTTCTATAATGGCAGTATATTTAATAAT from the Carnobacterium inhibens subsp. inhibens DSM 13024 genome contains:
- a CDS encoding TrkH family potassium uptake protein, which translates into the protein MFLKRLRRLPPAAKIVISFATVIFIGSLLLTLPISNLESSETTYFDNLFTAVSMVCVTGLFTLPVATSFTVFGQIVCIVLMQIGGIGLMTILATFIMRIGRKMRFSDTIAVKEALNRDELGDFKTYLASIIKYTAIIEGTGMLLLALRFVPEFGFASGLFVSLFLAVSAFCNAGFDNLGAYSLQEYVHDPLINLVITTLIILGGIGFSVWFDVTHNIQSIIKNKCKSGWKRSYRMLKIHTRLAINMTLGLIVIGTLVFLVVEWNNPNSIGNFTFGEKVLASFFQTVTMRTAGFATLDYELIKPFSLFFFIGTMFIGGSPGGAAGGIKTTTFALVALLVISEIKGQKHVNYSHHTIPIEIIRRAIVIVATFSLFLIAGVSVLMLVEDQPFLYLLFEAVSALATVGVSVNLTPELSHISQVVLMILMFIGRIGPITILLSLSRKSKKTKDQLYAKTTILIG
- a CDS encoding potassium channel family protein, producing the protein MAVRTIGVLGLGVFGSSIAKELNEFDCEVIAIDLSIDNVERVEPHVTQAIQGNITDLNFLRSIGLENCDVAVVATGTSLEASVLAIMNCKKLGIPSIIAKAKNKSFMEVLYEIGATKVIRPEKEAGTRVAKNVLRRHITDIVDLDEDYAVIEFKPPVRWIGKTFDELDLRQRYEINIIGIRKVNQKRMDVSFSPDYRIEEGTVLVGIAESEVFERYDYLNKLK